A genomic segment from Lignipirellula cremea encodes:
- a CDS encoding DSD1 family PLP-dependent enzyme gives MKPPPLGSPLESLDTPALCIDLDAMEANIATVSQYCAAHQTAWRPHAKCHKSTDIGQKLVAAGAIGLTVAKLGEAEVMADAGITDLLIANLIVGPQKLARLVELRRRADPIVCVDHIDQAEPLSAAMAAAGLTVRVLIEVDIGMDRVGVAPNRTAVELATRVAALPGIALAGVMGYEGHLLTIPDLAEKRERIGRALSLLVDLQATLQQQGLPCGIVSCGGTGSYRVAAACPGVTEIQAGGAIFMDEFYRDACGVEGLQQSLFLIATVVGRPTPGRAIIDAGRKSLTMDLKPAVVRDRPGVRLDRLSAEHGILEVDPGVELRIGERVEIVPGYGDWTSFMHNQFYAVRQGRLEAIWPLQARGRLD, from the coding sequence ATGAAACCGCCGCCGCTGGGATCGCCGCTGGAGTCACTGGATACGCCTGCGCTATGTATCGATCTGGATGCGATGGAAGCCAACATCGCCACGGTCAGCCAGTACTGCGCCGCGCATCAAACGGCGTGGCGGCCTCACGCCAAATGCCACAAGTCGACCGACATCGGCCAGAAACTGGTCGCCGCCGGGGCCATCGGACTGACGGTCGCCAAACTGGGCGAAGCGGAAGTAATGGCGGACGCCGGAATCACCGATTTGCTGATTGCCAACCTGATCGTCGGTCCGCAGAAACTGGCCCGTCTGGTCGAACTCCGCCGCCGGGCCGATCCGATTGTATGCGTCGACCATATTGACCAGGCCGAGCCGCTGTCCGCCGCCATGGCGGCCGCCGGTCTCACGGTGCGGGTGTTGATCGAAGTCGACATCGGCATGGATCGGGTCGGCGTCGCCCCCAACCGAACAGCGGTGGAACTGGCGACGCGGGTCGCCGCCTTGCCGGGAATCGCGCTGGCAGGAGTCATGGGTTACGAAGGCCACTTGCTCACAATTCCCGATCTGGCCGAAAAACGGGAGAGGATCGGCCGGGCGCTCTCGTTACTGGTCGACCTGCAGGCGACCCTGCAGCAGCAGGGGTTGCCGTGCGGGATTGTTTCGTGCGGCGGAACGGGATCCTACCGCGTTGCTGCGGCCTGTCCGGGCGTCACCGAAATCCAGGCCGGCGGGGCGATCTTTATGGATGAGTTTTACCGCGACGCCTGTGGGGTCGAAGGTCTGCAGCAGTCGCTGTTTCTGATTGCCACGGTGGTCGGGCGCCCGACACCAGGCCGGGCCATTATCGACGCGGGCCGCAAATCGCTGACCATGGATCTGAAACCGGCCGTGGTGCGAGATCGGCCTGGCGTGCGTTTAGACAGGCTGTCTGCGGAACATGGGATATTGGAAGTGGATCCGGGCGTCGAGTTGCGGATTGGCGAACGAGTAGAGATCGTCCCCGGTTATGGAGACTGGACATCCTTCATGCACAACCAGTTTTATGCGGTGCGGCAGGGACGTTTAGAGGCGATCTGGCCCCTGCAGGCGCGGGGACGGCTGGATTAA
- a CDS encoding cryptochrome/DNA photolyase family protein, whose translation MRPVPPLRIRQANEEPLRSGDYVLYWMTAFRRPGWNFALQRAVELAQECSRPLIILEALRCDYHWASDRLHAFVIQGMADNQRAFAARAAARYYPYLEPERGAGKGLLAALAKNACAVVGDDFPSFFLPRMVAAAAKQTPCRLEMVDSNGLLPLRAADKIFARAHDFRRFLQKNLRPHLDDFPEEDPLKYQRLPDLKQLPASITRRWPAVDIEALRQDRIDLSQFPLDHAVKSVAMRGGCEAGEQRLADFLAVDLPRYDEKRNEPEQEATSRLSPYLHFGHVSAHQVFHAAMARENWTPDQLADKATGSSAGWWGASEPLESFLDELITWREVGYNRSWQQESHDQYESLPEWAKTTLAEHAFDPREHTYSLEEFAASQTHDPLWNAAQRQLVREGRIHNYLRMLWGKKILQWTPSPEEALEVMIELNNKYALDGRNPNSYSGIFWVLGRYDRAWGPERPIFGKVRYMTSENTARKYNVKQYLRTYSASSRD comes from the coding sequence ATGCGCCCCGTCCCCCCGTTGCGAATCCGCCAGGCGAATGAAGAGCCGCTTCGATCCGGCGATTATGTCCTGTACTGGATGACGGCTTTCCGTCGTCCCGGCTGGAACTTCGCCTTGCAGCGCGCGGTCGAACTGGCGCAGGAGTGCAGCCGACCGCTGATCATTCTGGAAGCGCTCCGGTGCGATTATCACTGGGCCAGCGATCGGCTGCATGCCTTTGTGATCCAGGGGATGGCCGACAACCAGCGGGCCTTCGCGGCCCGGGCCGCCGCCCGTTACTATCCGTATCTGGAACCGGAACGCGGCGCCGGCAAAGGGCTGCTGGCCGCGCTGGCGAAGAACGCCTGTGCGGTGGTGGGGGACGACTTCCCCAGCTTCTTTCTGCCGCGCATGGTCGCGGCCGCCGCAAAGCAGACCCCGTGCCGACTGGAGATGGTCGATTCCAACGGCCTGTTGCCGCTGCGGGCGGCCGACAAGATCTTTGCCAGGGCGCACGACTTTCGTCGCTTCCTGCAGAAGAACCTGCGGCCGCATCTGGACGACTTCCCGGAAGAGGACCCGCTCAAATACCAGCGTTTGCCAGACCTGAAGCAGTTGCCGGCGTCCATCACCCGACGCTGGCCAGCCGTCGATATTGAGGCGCTTCGTCAGGACCGCATCGATCTGTCGCAGTTTCCACTGGATCACGCGGTAAAATCCGTCGCCATGCGGGGCGGCTGCGAAGCGGGCGAGCAGCGTCTGGCCGACTTCCTCGCCGTCGATCTGCCCCGCTATGACGAAAAGCGGAACGAGCCGGAACAGGAAGCGACGAGCCGGTTGTCGCCTTACCTGCACTTTGGCCATGTCTCCGCCCACCAGGTGTTTCACGCGGCGATGGCCCGGGAAAACTGGACGCCGGACCAGCTGGCCGACAAAGCTACCGGATCGTCCGCCGGCTGGTGGGGCGCAAGCGAACCGCTGGAGTCCTTCCTCGACGAGCTCATTACCTGGCGCGAAGTCGGCTATAACAGATCCTGGCAACAGGAATCGCACGACCAGTACGAATCGCTTCCCGAGTGGGCGAAGACAACGCTGGCAGAGCATGCGTTCGACCCGCGGGAGCATACCTACTCCCTGGAGGAGTTCGCCGCCAGCCAGACGCACGATCCGCTCTGGAATGCGGCCCAGCGCCAACTGGTTCGCGAAGGCCGGATCCACAACTACCTGCGCATGCTGTGGGGAAAAAAGATCCTGCAATGGACGCCGTCGCCCGAGGAAGCGCTTGAGGTGATGATCGAATTGAATAACAAGTACGCCCTCGATGGCCGCAATCCCAACAGTTACAGCGGCATCTTCTGGGTGCTCGGTCGGTACGATCGCGCCTGGGGGCCGGAGCGACCCATCTTTGGGAAAGTTCGCTACATGACGAGCGAAAACACGGCCCGGAAATATAACGTTAAACAGTACCTGCGGACTTACTCGGCCAGCAGTCGCGACTGA